One part of the Roseomonas gilardii genome encodes these proteins:
- a CDS encoding GNAT family N-acetyltransferase, giving the protein MTLLLRDAVPADIPVLLRLTRALAAHEGQPERVTATEDDLRRAFFGAPPAAAALIAERDGVPLGFAAWTFRFRMYTGRSLMHLTTVFVEKAGRGQGIGRAIFADLARRALAAGCDRLEWGVKDDNMAAIAFYDRLGAETATGARRCYLDGEALRGLAA; this is encoded by the coding sequence GTGACCCTCCTGCTGCGGGACGCCGTTCCGGCCGATATCCCCGTGCTGCTGCGCCTTACCCGGGCGCTGGCGGCTCATGAGGGGCAGCCGGAACGGGTGACCGCGACGGAGGACGACCTGCGGCGCGCTTTCTTCGGCGCGCCGCCCGCGGCCGCGGCGCTGATCGCGGAACGGGACGGCGTGCCGCTCGGCTTCGCCGCCTGGACCTTCCGGTTCCGCATGTACACCGGCCGCAGCCTGATGCACCTCACGACGGTTTTCGTCGAGAAAGCAGGCCGGGGGCAGGGCATCGGCCGCGCCATCTTCGCCGATCTCGCGCGGCGTGCCCTGGCGGCGGGTTGCGACCGGCTGGAATGGGGCGTGAAGGACGACAACATGGCGGCCATCGCCTTCTACGACAGGCTCGGTGCCGAGACCGCCACGGGCGCCAGACGCTGCTATCTCGATGGTGAGGCGCTGCGGGGCCTCGCGGCCTGA
- a CDS encoding pyruvate dehydrogenase complex dihydrolipoamide acetyltransferase: MATNILMPALSPTMTEGTLARWLKKEGDTVKSGDILAEIETDKATMEFEAVDEGVLGKILVPDGSEGVKVNAPIGIMIEEGEAVPSGATNGAAKGGEGNTSPSGSPALEAVKDSGGKVAGAAEQPVPAPQPKGSAAPAASSGGGSNGRVFASPLARRMAEQAGIDLGAVQGSGPNGRIVKADIEAAQKDGVQGGGAAKPAAAQPAAAPAAAPQAEAPKPAPKAPAITAPHKAIPNSSMRKVIARRLSESKQTVPHFYVSMDIQLDALLKLRADLNARAPKDGAGAFKLSVNDLVIKAAAATLRKFPNVNATWTDDAIIQYDDVDISVAVSIPEGLITPIVRKADQKGLATISNEMKDLAARAKSGKLKPEEFQGGGFSISNMGMFGVKDFAAIINPPQAGILAVSAGEQRPVVKDGALAVATVMTCTLSVDHRVVDGALAAEWLASFKKTVEDPLSLML; the protein is encoded by the coding sequence ATGGCCACCAACATCCTGATGCCCGCCCTTTCCCCGACCATGACGGAAGGGACGCTGGCGCGCTGGCTCAAGAAGGAAGGCGACACGGTCAAGTCCGGCGACATCCTCGCCGAGATCGAGACCGACAAGGCCACGATGGAGTTCGAGGCCGTCGATGAGGGCGTCCTGGGCAAGATCCTGGTGCCCGACGGTTCCGAGGGCGTGAAGGTCAACGCGCCCATCGGCATCATGATCGAGGAAGGCGAGGCGGTGCCCTCCGGCGCCACCAACGGCGCGGCGAAAGGCGGGGAGGGCAACACCTCTCCCTCCGGCAGTCCGGCGCTGGAAGCGGTCAAGGACTCCGGCGGCAAGGTGGCGGGCGCCGCCGAGCAGCCGGTGCCCGCGCCGCAGCCCAAGGGCAGTGCCGCGCCGGCCGCGTCCTCGGGCGGCGGCTCCAACGGCCGCGTCTTCGCCTCGCCGCTCGCCCGCCGCATGGCGGAGCAGGCGGGGATCGACCTGGGCGCCGTGCAGGGTTCCGGCCCGAACGGGCGGATCGTGAAGGCGGATATCGAGGCGGCCCAGAAGGACGGTGTTCAGGGCGGCGGTGCCGCGAAGCCGGCCGCGGCCCAGCCCGCCGCCGCTCCTGCCGCCGCACCGCAGGCCGAGGCGCCGAAGCCCGCGCCCAAGGCCCCGGCGATCACGGCCCCGCACAAGGCGATCCCGAACAGTTCGATGCGCAAGGTCATCGCGCGCCGCCTGTCGGAATCGAAGCAGACCGTCCCGCATTTCTACGTCTCGATGGACATCCAGCTCGATGCGCTGCTGAAGCTGCGCGCCGACCTGAATGCCCGCGCGCCGAAGGACGGGGCGGGCGCCTTCAAGCTCTCGGTCAACGACCTGGTGATCAAGGCTGCGGCGGCGACGCTGCGGAAGTTCCCCAACGTCAACGCGACCTGGACCGACGACGCGATCATCCAGTACGACGACGTGGACATCTCGGTGGCCGTGTCGATCCCGGAGGGGCTGATCACGCCGATCGTGCGCAAGGCCGACCAGAAGGGCCTCGCCACCATCTCCAACGAGATGAAGGACCTCGCCGCCCGCGCCAAGTCCGGCAAGCTGAAGCCCGAGGAGTTCCAGGGCGGCGGCTTCTCCATCTCGAACATGGGCATGTTCGGGGTGAAGGACTTCGCGGCGATCATCAACCCGCCGCAGGCCGGCATCCTGGCGGTCTCCGCCGGGGAACAGCGCCCGGTGGTGAAGGACGGCGCCCTCGCGGTCGCCACGGTCATGACCTGTACGCTCTCCGTCGATCACCGCGTGGTCGATGGCGCGCTGGCGGCGGAATGGCTGGCCTCCTTCAAGAAGACGGTCGAGGACCCGCTGAGCCTGATGCTGTGA
- a CDS encoding pyruvate dehydrogenase complex E1 component subunit beta, with protein MGATLLMPALSPTMTEGKLARWLKKEGDEVRSGDIIAEIETDKATMEFEAVDEGKLTKILVPEGTEGVSVNAPIAELDGGGEGAKPAAPGSDSNQPTEPAPPAAAQTATAKQAEDHKQVAEKGAAERPEASAKPIAPEKDWGPTRPTTVREALRDAMALEMRADDRVYLMGEEVAQYQGAYKISQGLLDEFGPRRVIDTPITEHGFTGIAVGSAMNGLKPILEFMTFNFAMQAIDQIINSAAKTRYMSGGQIECPIVFRGPNGAAARVAAQHSQDYAAWYASVPGLVVMAPWSAADAKGLLRAAIRDPNPVIFLENEILYGQTFECPTDEDFVLPIGKAKIEREGKDVTIVAYSIEVGLAMQAAEKLAGEGIEAEVINLRTLRPLDTETIVNSVKKTNRLVIVQEAWPYAGIGAEVAMRVMEEAFDYLDAPPARVCAADVPLPYAANLEKLALPHLSQVVDAVKSVTYRK; from the coding sequence ATGGGTGCCACTCTCCTGATGCCTGCCCTGTCGCCCACGATGACCGAGGGCAAGCTGGCGCGCTGGCTGAAGAAGGAAGGCGACGAGGTCCGCTCCGGCGACATCATCGCCGAGATCGAGACCGACAAGGCCACGATGGAATTCGAGGCCGTGGACGAGGGCAAGCTGACGAAGATCCTGGTGCCCGAGGGCACCGAGGGCGTCAGCGTGAACGCCCCGATCGCGGAGCTGGACGGCGGCGGGGAGGGCGCGAAGCCCGCCGCGCCGGGTTCGGACAGCAACCAGCCGACCGAGCCCGCACCGCCGGCGGCCGCCCAAACGGCGACGGCGAAGCAGGCCGAGGACCACAAGCAGGTGGCCGAAAAGGGCGCGGCCGAGCGTCCCGAGGCCTCGGCCAAGCCGATCGCCCCGGAAAAGGACTGGGGCCCGACCAGGCCGACCACCGTGCGCGAGGCGCTGCGCGACGCCATGGCGCTGGAGATGCGGGCGGATGACCGCGTCTATCTGATGGGCGAGGAGGTCGCGCAGTACCAGGGCGCCTACAAGATCTCCCAGGGCCTGCTGGACGAGTTCGGCCCGCGCCGCGTGATCGACACGCCGATCACCGAGCACGGCTTCACCGGCATCGCGGTGGGTTCGGCCATGAACGGTCTGAAGCCGATCCTGGAGTTCATGACCTTCAACTTCGCCATGCAGGCGATCGACCAGATCATCAACTCCGCCGCCAAGACCCGCTACATGTCGGGCGGCCAGATCGAGTGCCCGATCGTCTTCCGCGGCCCGAACGGTGCCGCCGCCCGCGTGGCCGCGCAGCACAGCCAGGACTATGCCGCCTGGTATGCGAGCGTGCCCGGCCTGGTGGTGATGGCGCCCTGGTCCGCGGCGGATGCCAAGGGCCTGCTGCGCGCCGCGATCCGCGACCCGAACCCGGTGATCTTCCTCGAGAACGAGATCCTCTACGGCCAGACCTTCGAGTGCCCGACCGACGAGGACTTCGTCCTGCCCATCGGCAAGGCGAAGATCGAGCGCGAGGGCAAGGACGTCACCATCGTCGCCTATTCGATCGAGGTCGGCCTTGCGATGCAGGCGGCCGAGAAGCTGGCGGGCGAGGGGATCGAGGCGGAGGTCATCAACCTGCGCACGCTGCGGCCGCTCGACACCGAGACCATCGTGAACTCGGTGAAGAAGACCAACCGCCTCGTCATCGTGCAGGAGGCCTGGCCCTATGCCGGCATCGGCGCCGAGGTGGCGATGCGGGTGATGGAGGAGGCGTTCGACTACCTCGACGCGCCGCCGGCCCGGGTCTGTGCCGCCGACGTGCCGCTGCCCTATGCCGCGAACCTGGAGAAGCTGGCCCTGCCGCATCTCTCGCAGGTGGTGGACGCGGTGAAATCCGTGACCTACCGCAAGTAA
- the pdhA gene encoding pyruvate dehydrogenase (acetyl-transferring) E1 component subunit alpha, with translation MVLIRRFEERAGQLYGMGLIGGFCHLYIGQEAVVVGMQMCLKPGDQVITSYRDHGHMLATGMEARGVMAELTGRATGYSKGKGGSMHMFSVEKGFFGGHGIVGAQVSLGAGLAFSNWYRQTDNVSLTYFGEGASNQGQVYESFNMAALLKLPVIFIIENNKYGMGTSVERSSASKNLSQNGAPWGIPGEQVDGMDVLAVKEAGERAVAHCREGKGPYLLEMKTYRYRGHSMSDPAKYRTRDEVQHMRETQDAIELVRKRLQELGVDEAETKKIDDEVKAIVADAAEFAQTSPEPDESELWTDVMVESR, from the coding sequence ATGGTGCTGATCCGGCGTTTCGAGGAGCGCGCCGGCCAGCTCTATGGCATGGGCCTGATCGGCGGCTTCTGCCACCTCTACATCGGCCAGGAGGCCGTGGTGGTGGGCATGCAGATGTGCCTGAAGCCCGGCGACCAGGTGATCACCTCCTATCGCGACCACGGCCACATGCTCGCCACGGGCATGGAGGCGCGCGGCGTGATGGCGGAGCTGACCGGCCGCGCCACGGGCTATTCCAAGGGCAAGGGCGGCTCGATGCACATGTTCAGCGTCGAGAAGGGCTTCTTCGGCGGCCACGGCATCGTGGGCGCGCAGGTCTCGCTCGGCGCCGGCCTCGCTTTCTCGAACTGGTACCGCCAGACCGACAACGTCAGCCTGACCTATTTCGGCGAGGGTGCGTCGAACCAGGGCCAGGTCTACGAGAGCTTCAACATGGCCGCGCTGCTGAAGCTGCCGGTCATCTTCATCATCGAGAACAACAAGTACGGCATGGGCACGAGCGTCGAGCGTTCCTCGGCCTCCAAGAACCTGTCGCAGAACGGCGCGCCCTGGGGCATCCCGGGCGAGCAGGTGGACGGCATGGACGTGCTGGCGGTCAAGGAGGCCGGCGAGCGCGCCGTGGCCCATTGCCGCGAGGGCAAGGGCCCGTACCTGCTGGAGATGAAGACCTACCGCTACCGTGGCCACTCCATGTCCGACCCGGCCAAGTACCGCACCCGCGACGAGGTGCAGCACATGCGCGAAACGCAGGATGCCATCGAGCTGGTGCGCAAGCGGCTGCAGGAGCTCGGCGTGGACGAGGCCGAGACCAAGAAGATCGACGACGAGGTGAAGGCCATCGTCGCCGATGCCGCCGAGTTCGCGCAGACCTCGCCCGAACCCGACGAATCCGAACTCTGGACCGATGTTATGGTGGAGAGCCGCTGA
- a CDS encoding FtsB family cell division protein, giving the protein MLKSIKRRLQGAVLPAVFLAICAYFAHHAISGSRGTEARAVRMAQIEDARAELRLAEAERDAMDRRVAGLRAEHLDRDMLDERARALLNVVGKDEIVIPYGPNERLF; this is encoded by the coding sequence ATGTTGAAGTCGATCAAGAGACGCCTGCAGGGGGCTGTGCTGCCGGCGGTCTTCCTGGCCATCTGCGCCTATTTCGCCCATCACGCGATCAGCGGTTCGCGCGGCACGGAGGCCAGGGCCGTGCGCATGGCCCAGATCGAGGATGCGAGGGCCGAACTCCGCCTCGCCGAGGCCGAGCGGGACGCCATGGACCGCAGGGTCGCCGGGCTGCGCGCCGAACACCTGGATCGCGACATGCTCGACGAGCGGGCGCGCGCCCTGCTGAACGTCGTGGGCAAGGACGAGATCGTGATCCCCTACGGACCCAACGAGCGCCTGTTCTGA
- the eno gene encoding phosphopyruvate hydratase encodes MAAIADIIAREVLDSRGNPTVEVDVVLDSGAAGRAAVPSGASTGAHEAVELRDGDKSRYGGKGVAKAIANVEGEIFDAISGMESTEQVKIDETMIELDGTPNKGRLGANAILAVSLAVAKASAADLGLPLYRYVGGVFARTLPVPMMNIINGGQHADNPIDIQEFMIMPVSAGTEADAVRIGAEVFHALKKKLHDAGHNTNVGDEGGFAPNLKSAEEALGFIAQACEAAGHRVGEDIMFALDCASTEFFRNGVYDMEGEGKKLDAAGMVDYLAGLCGKFPIVSIEDGCAEDDWEGWKLLTEKLGAKCNLVGDDLFVTNPERLRQGIEQGVGNAILVKVNQIGSLTETLEAVEMAHRAGYKAVMSHRSGETEDATIADLAVATNCGQIKTGSLSRSDRLAKYNQLIRIEGGLGTSARYAGRSVLPRG; translated from the coding sequence GTGGCTGCCATCGCCGATATCATCGCGCGCGAGGTCCTCGACTCGCGCGGCAATCCCACGGTCGAAGTCGATGTGGTGCTGGATTCCGGCGCCGCCGGCCGCGCCGCCGTCCCCTCGGGGGCCTCGACCGGTGCCCATGAGGCCGTGGAGCTGCGGGACGGCGACAAGTCCCGCTATGGCGGCAAGGGCGTGGCCAAGGCCATCGCCAATGTCGAGGGCGAGATCTTCGACGCCATCTCGGGCATGGAATCGACCGAGCAGGTCAAGATCGACGAGACCATGATCGAGCTCGACGGCACCCCCAACAAGGGCCGCCTCGGCGCCAACGCGATCCTGGCCGTGTCGCTCGCCGTGGCCAAGGCCTCGGCCGCCGATCTGGGCCTGCCGCTCTACCGCTATGTCGGCGGCGTCTTCGCCCGCACCCTGCCGGTGCCGATGATGAACATCATCAACGGCGGCCAGCACGCGGACAACCCGATCGACATCCAGGAATTCATGATCATGCCGGTCTCCGCCGGCACGGAAGCCGATGCCGTCCGCATCGGCGCCGAGGTCTTCCACGCGCTGAAGAAGAAGCTGCACGACGCCGGGCACAACACCAATGTCGGCGACGAGGGCGGCTTCGCGCCGAACCTGAAGTCGGCCGAGGAAGCGCTGGGCTTCATCGCCCAGGCCTGCGAGGCGGCCGGTCATCGCGTCGGCGAGGACATCATGTTCGCGCTGGACTGCGCCTCGACCGAGTTCTTCAGGAACGGCGTCTATGACATGGAAGGCGAGGGCAAGAAGCTCGACGCCGCCGGCATGGTCGATTACCTGGCCGGACTGTGCGGCAAGTTCCCGATCGTCTCGATCGAGGATGGCTGCGCCGAGGACGACTGGGAGGGCTGGAAGCTCCTCACCGAGAAGCTGGGCGCCAAGTGCAACCTGGTGGGCGACGACCTCTTCGTCACCAACCCGGAGCGTCTGCGCCAGGGCATCGAGCAGGGCGTCGGCAACGCGATCCTGGTGAAGGTGAACCAGATCGGCTCGCTGACCGAGACGCTGGAGGCCGTCGAGATGGCCCACCGCGCCGGCTACAAGGCGGTGATGTCCCACCGTTCCGGCGAGACCGAGGACGCCACCATCGCCGACCTCGCCGTGGCCACCAATTGCGGGCAGATCAAGACGGGTTCGCTGTCCCGCTCCGACCGGCTGGCCAAGTACAACCAGCTGATCCGCATCGAGGGCGGCCTGGGCACCTCCGCCCGCTACGCCGGCCGCTCCGTGCTGCCGCGCGGCTGA
- a CDS encoding YceI family protein, with protein sequence MRRRVLAGFLLPLLLLPALPALPQGVPGMNRDPMAIRAGRYRLDSTHGRITWAVNHFGLSIYRGQITGIEARLVLDPANIAGTVLEVTVPIDGLRTSDADLDRHLRTPDFFDLSRFPQARFVAEKVERTGDRGARVHGRLTLHGVTKPVTLRVAFNAAGVHPVSRLYTLGFDGKATIRRSEFGMTGYLPAVGDEVSLELEGEFQLQE encoded by the coding sequence ATGAGGCGACGCGTTCTGGCCGGGTTCCTGCTGCCCCTCCTCCTGCTGCCCGCGCTGCCCGCCCTGCCACAGGGTGTCCCCGGCATGAACCGCGACCCGATGGCGATCCGCGCGGGGCGCTACCGGCTGGATTCCACGCATGGCCGCATCACCTGGGCGGTGAACCACTTCGGCCTGTCCATCTATCGCGGGCAGATCACGGGCATCGAGGCGCGGCTGGTGCTCGATCCCGCGAACATCGCCGGCACCGTGCTGGAGGTGACGGTGCCGATCGACGGATTGCGGACCAGCGATGCGGATCTCGACCGGCACCTGCGGACACCGGATTTCTTCGACCTGTCCCGCTTCCCGCAGGCCCGCTTCGTGGCGGAGAAGGTGGAGCGGACGGGGGATCGCGGTGCCCGGGTGCATGGGCGGCTGACCCTGCACGGGGTGACGAAGCCGGTGACGCTGCGCGTCGCCTTCAACGCCGCCGGGGTGCATCCGGTGAGCAGGCTCTACACGCTGGGCTTCGACGGCAAGGCGACGATCCGGCGCTCGGAATTCGGCATGACCGGCTACCTGCCCGCCGTGGGCGACGAGGTGTCGCTGGAGCTGGAAGGGGAATTCCAGCTCCAGGAGTAG
- the kdsA gene encoding 3-deoxy-8-phosphooctulonate synthase, with the protein MITVRVGAPGSRVAEIANNRPLAFISGPCQIESRAHALETAHALREMAEKAGVGMIYKSSYDKANRTSANAARGIGMAEGLAILAEVREATGLPVLTDVHDPAQCAPAAEAVDCLQIPAFLCRQTDLLLAAGRTGKPVNVKKGQFLAPWDMRNVAAKLASTGNDQVMLCERGASFGYNTLVSDMRALPIMAATGFPVVFDATHSVQQPGGQGTSSGGQREFAPVLARAAVAVGVAAVFIECHEDPDHAPSDGPNMIPIREMPALIERLMAFDRLAKPD; encoded by the coding sequence ATGATCACCGTCCGCGTCGGCGCCCCGGGCAGCCGGGTGGCGGAGATCGCCAACAACCGGCCTCTCGCCTTCATCTCCGGCCCCTGCCAGATCGAATCCCGCGCCCATGCGCTGGAAACCGCCCATGCCCTGCGGGAGATGGCGGAGAAGGCCGGGGTGGGGATGATCTACAAGTCCTCCTACGACAAGGCGAACCGGACCAGCGCCAATGCCGCCCGCGGCATCGGCATGGCGGAAGGGCTCGCCATCCTGGCCGAGGTGCGGGAGGCCACCGGCCTGCCCGTGCTGACCGATGTGCATGACCCCGCGCAATGCGCCCCGGCGGCGGAGGCGGTGGACTGCCTGCAGATCCCGGCCTTCCTTTGCCGCCAGACCGACCTGCTGCTGGCGGCGGGGCGGACGGGCAAGCCGGTGAACGTGAAGAAGGGCCAGTTCCTGGCGCCCTGGGACATGCGCAACGTGGCGGCCAAGCTGGCCTCCACTGGCAACGACCAGGTGATGCTCTGCGAGCGCGGCGCCTCCTTCGGCTACAACACCCTGGTCTCCGACATGCGGGCCCTGCCGATCATGGCGGCCACCGGCTTCCCGGTGGTCTTCGACGCCACCCATTCGGTGCAGCAGCCGGGCGGGCAGGGGACCTCCTCGGGCGGGCAGCGGGAATTCGCCCCGGTCCTGGCCCGGGCGGCGGTGGCGGTCGGCGTGGCGGCGGTCTTCATCGAGTGCCACGAAGATCCGGACCACGCGCCCAGCGACGGGCCGAACATGATCCCGATCCGGGAGATGCCGGCGCTGATCGAGCGGCTGATGGCGTTCGACCGGCTCGCCAAACCGGACTGA
- a CDS encoding CTP synthase — MTRFIFITGGVVSSLGKGIAAASLAALLQARGYKVRLRKLDPYLNVDPGTMSPYQHGEVFVTDDGAETDLDLGHYERFTGVHANQADAWTSGRIYSEVLAKERRGDYLGGTVQVIPHITDHIKAGVLAETEDYDFVLVEVGGTVGDIESLPFLEALRQLGNELGQRQSLFIHLTLVPYIPSAGELKTKPTQHSVKELLGLGIQPQILLCRCDRQIPDNERRKIALFCNVRPESVIPALDASSIYEVPLSYHEEGLDREVLRHFDMSAYGEPDLSRWQRIVRGLNHPEGEVKVAVVGKYTNLLDAYKSLNEALIHGGIAHGVKVRLDWVDAQVFETDGAVERLEGVHGILVPGGFGERGAEGKIEAVRFAREHKIPFLGICFGMQMAVIEAARNEAGLKEASSTEFGPCAEPVVGLLTEWRRGNVTERRDEASDLGGTMRLGSYPSILAEGSLVRQVYGGAAEITERHRHRFEVNVNYRDRLEEHGLRFSGMSPDGVLPEIVERPDHPWFIGVQFHPELKSKPFAPHPLFAGFVGAAVKQARLV; from the coding sequence ATGACGCGGTTCATCTTCATCACCGGCGGCGTGGTCTCCTCTCTCGGCAAGGGCATCGCCGCCGCCTCCCTCGCGGCGCTGTTGCAGGCGCGCGGATACAAGGTCCGCCTGCGCAAGCTCGACCCCTATCTCAACGTGGATCCGGGGACGATGAGCCCCTACCAGCACGGCGAGGTCTTCGTGACCGATGACGGGGCGGAAACCGACCTCGATCTCGGCCACTACGAGCGCTTCACCGGCGTCCACGCGAACCAGGCGGATGCCTGGACCTCCGGGCGCATCTACTCGGAGGTGCTCGCGAAGGAGCGCCGCGGCGACTACCTGGGCGGCACGGTCCAGGTCATTCCGCACATCACCGACCACATCAAGGCCGGCGTGCTGGCCGAGACCGAGGACTACGACTTCGTGCTGGTCGAGGTCGGCGGCACGGTGGGCGACATCGAGAGCCTGCCCTTCCTGGAAGCCCTGCGGCAGCTCGGCAACGAGCTCGGCCAGCGGCAGAGCCTCTTCATCCACCTGACGCTGGTGCCCTATATCCCCTCGGCCGGCGAGCTGAAGACCAAGCCGACGCAGCATTCGGTGAAGGAACTGCTGGGCCTGGGCATCCAGCCGCAGATCCTGCTCTGCCGCTGCGACCGCCAGATCCCGGACAACGAGCGCCGCAAGATCGCGCTGTTCTGCAACGTGCGCCCCGAGAGCGTGATCCCGGCCCTGGATGCCAGCAGCATCTACGAGGTGCCGCTGAGCTATCACGAGGAAGGTCTGGACCGGGAGGTCCTGCGCCATTTCGACATGTCCGCCTATGGCGAGCCGGACCTGTCCCGCTGGCAGCGGATCGTGCGCGGCCTCAACCACCCCGAGGGGGAGGTGAAGGTCGCGGTGGTGGGCAAGTACACCAACCTGCTGGACGCCTATAAGTCGCTGAACGAGGCACTGATCCACGGCGGCATCGCGCACGGCGTCAAGGTGAGGCTGGACTGGGTGGATGCCCAGGTCTTCGAGACCGATGGCGCGGTGGAGCGGCTGGAGGGCGTGCACGGCATCCTGGTGCCGGGCGGCTTCGGCGAGCGTGGCGCGGAGGGCAAGATCGAGGCCGTCCGCTTCGCCCGCGAGCACAAGATCCCCTTCCTGGGCATCTGCTTCGGCATGCAGATGGCGGTGATCGAGGCGGCGCGGAACGAGGCCGGGCTGAAAGAGGCCTCCTCCACCGAATTCGGCCCCTGCGCCGAGCCGGTGGTCGGCCTGCTGACCGAATGGCGGCGTGGCAACGTCACCGAGCGTCGCGACGAGGCCAGCGACCTGGGCGGCACCATGCGCCTGGGTTCCTATCCCTCGATCCTGGCCGAGGGCTCGCTGGTGCGGCAGGTCTATGGCGGCGCCGCCGAGATCACCGAGCGCCACCGCCACCGCTTCGAGGTGAACGTGAACTACCGCGACCGGCTGGAGGAGCACGGGCTCCGCTTCTCCGGCATGTCGCCGGACGGCGTGCTGCCGGAGATCGTGGAGCGGCCGGACCACCCCTGGTTCATCGGCGTGCAGTTCCATCCGGAGCTGAAGAGCAAGCCCTTCGCCCCGCACCCGCTCTTCGCGGGCTTCGTGGGCGCGGCGGTCAAGCAGGCGCGGCTCGTATGA
- the secG gene encoding preprotein translocase subunit SecG produces the protein MTTVLLVLHFFVALALIGVVLLQRSEGGGLGIGSSQGMGAFMTGRGTANLLTRSTAVLATLFMVLAMALALINRGASQSGGSSILNNPPPAAGAPATPGGAPAAPSTAPGAPPALPALPATPSGPSVPNN, from the coding sequence ATGACCACCGTCCTGCTCGTCCTGCACTTCTTCGTCGCCCTCGCGCTGATCGGCGTGGTGCTGCTCCAGCGCAGCGAGGGTGGCGGCCTCGGCATCGGCTCCTCCCAGGGGATGGGCGCCTTCATGACCGGGCGCGGCACCGCCAACCTGCTGACCCGCTCCACCGCGGTGCTGGCCACGCTCTTCATGGTGCTGGCCATGGCGCTGGCGCTGATCAACCGTGGCGCCAGCCAGAGCGGCGGCAGCTCGATCCTGAACAACCCGCCCCCGGCCGCCGGCGCGCCCGCCACCCCCGGTGGTGCGCCCGCCGCGCCTTCCACGGCGCCGGGCGCACCGCCGGCCCTGCCCGCCCTGCCGGCGACTCCGTCCGGGCCTTCCGTCCCGAACAACTGA
- the tpiA gene encoding triose-phosphate isomerase has product MRPLIAGNWKMNGTAREAAGLADAVRQGAAEVTGAVDLLVCPPFVHIHAASAAIAFQPIAVGAQDCSPKEKGAHTGDVSAPMLADAGCAYVILGHSERRADHGETDALVKAKAEAAIAAGLIPIVCVGESLAQREAGEAESVVAGQIAGSLPDGFTAAKGVVAYEPVWAIGTGKTPTEADIAAMHARMRQELVARFGEAGQGTRLLYGGSVKPSNAKAILALPHVDGALVGGASLVAADFLAIAAGAAG; this is encoded by the coding sequence ATCCGCCCGCTGATCGCCGGCAACTGGAAGATGAACGGCACCGCCCGGGAGGCCGCCGGCCTCGCCGATGCGGTGCGCCAGGGGGCCGCGGAGGTGACCGGCGCCGTGGACCTGCTGGTCTGCCCGCCCTTCGTGCACATCCACGCGGCCTCCGCCGCCATCGCCTTCCAGCCCATCGCGGTCGGGGCACAGGACTGCTCGCCCAAGGAGAAGGGCGCCCATACCGGCGACGTTTCCGCCCCGATGCTGGCGGATGCCGGCTGCGCCTATGTCATCCTCGGCCATTCCGAGCGCCGCGCCGACCATGGCGAGACGGACGCGCTGGTGAAGGCCAAGGCGGAGGCCGCCATCGCCGCCGGGCTGATCCCCATCGTCTGCGTTGGGGAAAGCCTGGCCCAGCGCGAGGCGGGGGAGGCCGAATCCGTGGTGGCCGGGCAGATCGCCGGCTCCCTGCCGGACGGCTTCACGGCGGCCAAGGGCGTGGTGGCCTATGAGCCCGTCTGGGCCATCGGCACCGGCAAGACCCCCACCGAGGCGGACATCGCCGCCATGCATGCCCGGATGCGGCAGGAGCTGGTGGCCCGCTTCGGCGAGGCGGGGCAGGGCACCCGCCTGCTCTACGGCGGCTCGGTGAAGCCCTCCAACGCCAAGGCGATCCTGGCCCTGCCGCATGTGGATGGCGCGCTGGTGGGCGGCGCCTCGCTGGTGGCGGCGGACTTCCTGGCCATCGCCGCCGGCGCGGCGGGCTGA